Below is a window of Brassica napus cultivar Da-Ae chromosome A5, Da-Ae, whole genome shotgun sequence DNA.
tttacgTTTACACATAGAAATATCAACTAACAGACTGCGAAAGTGTTACCCAAATTGTGATATTTGTGAATGAAAATGTGATTAACCATAACTGTATTTGGGATATGTTTTAAGACAAATTGTGTGTAGGGCaactttataaaatttaataatgacAAAAAATAGCTTATAACAAATTGCTAGGGGTTTATCCAAGTCGCATTACTTGTGAATGGAAAGATGGATACAAGCATATTGAGAacagtttagaaaatattttgtatatttttgtataaagaGTAAACATTATTAGTAACATCAAgataatattgttaatttaaaaatgtactcgttaaataaaatgttatcgTGTACAAATATAGTTATCAATTAACAAATGTGATTAACCAACATTATACTTCGGTTGTGTTGTAAGACAAATCgtggttgaaaaaaaaaagaaatatatataattttattacaatCAAAAGAAATTGTTTCACTCAAAAGTTAAGTTAGCGATTAAAGAAGATGCTTAGTAATACATATACATTGTACACTTACTCTGTAAAGACCTGATAAAATAGAGGAGAATTTAATTTGATAgagatttatttaattttataaagtagagaagaaagatgaaaaaaacaagaaaataaaggatattagagtaaaaaaaaaagaaaaaaaaatagagaaacgAAAAGAGAAAATAGCGTGTAGAGTCACGAACCAGAGTTTTGTCCAATGGAAATGAAGGGAGCTTCTGACACGCAACCAAACGCAGACCAGTGCTATGAGCCGTAGGTTCTCTAGGTGAGAGGGGTAAAATCGTCagaataaaatagaataaagaTTCAGGGGTATATAACGTGTTATATGGATGTTTGGGTGTAGTCCTGCcaatttctcattttttaagccatgaaaattttaaacaattatgaACATTATGAGGGGTAGCATCACAGTGGATCATGAAGATGATTAGTAATAATTCAGTAGGGATATGATCATCACAAAAACACTCTCTAAATATTATGCCAAAAAAATAGTGGAAGTTAATATTTGAttcaaactaattaaaaaaaaaagaatcaaaaagggtttatatatttttatttttgttgtcatgTAGTTGGAGTTCATTAAGCTCATAGAGCTTAGGCTGTTCATTGCTTGAACATGAGTTTGGAAATGTCCTCCAGCAGCAGAAGGGTAGGAGCTTCCAGGCATAGAATAAACCTGTGGGGATCCTACAATGCATACAAAGAGGCACATATGATGAATCTAAACAAACAACAGAAAATGATTCAAGTCATGAAGTACCTTAGAGCCCAATCATCATTGATCTATTATGTTTAGTACTTCCATCCATACTCCCCATAGAGCTCATTATACTTCCTCCATCAGAGATCAAAGCCCTGCTCAATAAGCCTCCACCACCCATACTCCCCGTAGAGCTCATTATACTTCCTCCATCAGAGATCAATCCCCTGCTCATTGAGCCTCCACCACCCATACTCCCCGTAGAGCTCAGTATACTTCCTCCATCAGAGATCAATGCCCTGCTCATTGAGCCTCCACCACCCATACTCCCCGTAGAGCTCAGTATACTTCCTCCATCAGAGACCAAAGCCCTGCTCATTGAGCCTCCACCAGCCGTATTCCCCATGGAgcttggtggtggtggtgctcGAGAGCTGGTGGCATTTACCAAAGTTGGAGCTCCAAAAACTGTCACAGTAAAAATAATTAACCAATGGTGAGAAGAATATAATCACCAAACCTATTATAGAATCTAGCATAAGGAACACTGTTTAGACCACAGTTTCTCGGTCCAGCACGGGGAGCATTCGGGGTGGGAATAAAAAAGTTTTCTTTAACATCATAAACGCCCTTGAGAGTTCCTATAccacaaagaaaacaaacaaaatgcaTAAGTTCAGAGTATgagcttttaaaaaaaagagaaaaaaatctaCTCACCATCacggtttattttttattttactttttattttattttattttttatctttttttctttttattttttttaattattttttatatgtctTGGTTATTAGTGttattttacctattaaataaaatattttggtcattttcttctttatggtctatttttgtgaccaaaatttgaaaatgtctatttatgagaattgccTTAAAAAAAGAGTGCATTACTCTttaagacatttttttttcagttttttgacACAATAAAACACATTGTGCCTAAGGGGTACTTTCACGGATTCCGAGAGGGTTTTGTGACGAAGTTACTCTTACTTTTTGTTAATAGTTAGGTTGACTAGTCAAgagttaatttgtttttgtgagaaaaaagtTATTATGAtaggtatataaaaataatgaattttttaagtcatgaaaattttaaacaattatgaACATTATGAAGGGTAGCATCACACTGGATCATGAAGATGATTAGTAATAATTCAGTAGGGATATGATCATCACAAAAACACTCTCAAAATATTATGCCAAAAAAATAGTGGAAGTTAATATTTGAttcaaactaattaaaaaaaaagaagagagaatcaaaaagggtttatatatttttattacttgtcATGTAGTTGGAGTTCATTAAGCTCATAGAGCTTAGGCTGTTCATTGCTTGAACATGAGTTTGGAAATGTCCTCCAGCAGCAGAAGGGTAGGAGCTTCCAAGCATAGAATAAACCTGTGGGGATCCTACAATGCATACAAAGAGGCACATATGATGAATCTAAACAAACAACAGAAAATGATTCAAGTCATGAAGTACCTTGAGCCCAATCATCATTGATCTATTATGTTCAGTACTTCCATCCATACTCCCCATAGAGCTCATTATACTTCCTCCATCAGAGATCAAAGCACTGCTCAATAAGCCTCCACCACCCATACTCCCCGTAGAGCTCATTATACTTCCTCCATCAGAGATCAATCCCCTGCTCATTGAGCCTCCACCACTCATACTACCCGTAGAGCTCAGTATACTTCCTCCATCAGAGATCAAAGCCCAGCTCATTGAGCCTCCACCACCCATACTCCCCGTAGAGCTCAGTATACTTCCTCCATCAAAGACTAAAGCCCTGCTAATTGAGCCTCCACCAGCCGTATTCCCCATGGAGCTCGGTGGTGGTGGTGCTCGAGAGCTGGTGGCATTTACCAAAGCTGGAGCTCCAAAAGCTGTCACAGTAAAAATAATTAACCAATGGTGAGAAGAATATAATCACCAAACCTATTATAGAATCTAGCATAAGGAACACTGTTTAGACCTGAGCTTCTCGGTCCAGCACGGGGACCATTCGAGGTGGGAATTAAAAAGGTTTCTTTAACATCATAAACGCCCTTGAGAGTTCCTATACCACAAAGAAAAGGAACAAAATGCATAAGTTCAGAGTATgagcttttcaaaaaaaagagtaaaaaatcTACTCACCATCagggtttattttttatttttactttttattttttatttttttttttatcttttttcattttattttttttttaattattttttatatatctagggtattagtgttattttacctgttaaataaaatattttggtcattttcctccttatggtttatttttgtgaccaaaacttaaaaatgtctatttatgagaattgccTTAAAAAAAGAGTGCATTACTCTTTAAGACACTTTTTCAGTTTTTTGACACAATAAGACACATTGTGCCAGAGGGACACATTCACGGATTCCGAGATAGTTTGTGACAAAATTACCCTTACTTTTTGTTAATAGTTAGGTTGACTAGTCAAgagttaatttgtttttgtgagaaaaagtTATTATGATAGGTATATAGaaagaatgatttttttaagccatgaaaattttaaacaagtatGAACATTATGAGGGGTAGCATCACACTGGATCATGAAGATGATTAGTAATAATTCAGTAGGGATATGATCATCACAAAAACACTCTCTAAATATTATGCGAAAAAAATAGTGGAAGTTAATATTTCAttcaaactaattaaaaaaaagaagagagaatcaAAAcgggtttatatatttttattacttgtcATGTAGTTGGAGTTCATTAAGCTCGTAGAGGTTAGGCTGTTCATTGCTTGAACATGAGTTTGGAAATGTCCTCCAGCAGCAGAAGGGTAGGAGCTCCATGCTTAGAATAAACCTGTGGGGATCCTACAATGCATACAAAGAGGCACATATGATGAATCTAAACAAACAACAGAAAATGATTCAAGTCATGAAGTACCTTGGAGCCCAATCATCATTGATCTATTATGTTCAGTACTTCCATCCATACTCCCCATAGAGCTCATCATACTTCCTCCATCAGAGATCAAAACCCTGCTCAATAAGCCTCCACCACCCATACTCCCCGTAGACCTCATTATACTTCCTCCATCAGAGATCAATCCCCTGCTCATTGAGCCTCCACCACCCATACTCCCCGTAGAGCTCAGTATACTTCCTCCATCAGAGATCAAAGCCCTGCTCATTGAGCCTCCACCACCCATACTCCCCGTAGAGCTCAGTATACTTCCTCCATCAGAGACCAAAGCCCTGCTCATTGAGCCTCCACCAGCCGTATTCCCCATGGAGCTCGGTGGTGGTGGTGCTCGAGAGCTGGTGGCATTTACCAAAGTTGGAGCTCCAAAAACTGTCACAGTAAAAATAATTAACCAATGGTGAGAAGAATATAATCACCAAACCTATTATAGAATCTAGCATAAGGAACACTGTTTAGACCTGAGTTTCTCGGTCCAGCACGGGGAGCATTCGAGGTGGGAATAAAAGAGTTTTCTTTAACATCATAAACGCCCTTGAGAGTTCCTATAccacaaagaaaacaaacaaaatgcaTAAGTTCAGAGTATgagcttttttaaaaaaaagaaaaaaatctactaACCATCagggtttattttttatttttactttttatttttttattttttttttattttttatgttttcatttttttaattattttttatatatctacggtattagtgttattttacctgttaaataaaacattttggtcattttcctccttatggtttatttttgtgaccaaaacttaaaaatgtctatttatgagaattgccTTAAAAAAAAGAGTGCATTACTCTTTAAGACACTTTTTCAGTTTTTTGACACAATAAGACACATTGTGCCAGAGGGGCACATTCACGGATTCCGAGAGGGGTTTGTGACGAAATTACCCTTACTTTTTGTTAATAGTTAGGTTGACTAGTCAAaagttaatttgtttttgtgagaaaaagtTATTATGATAAGTATATAGaaagaatgatttttttaagccatggaaattttaaacaagtatGAACATTATGAGGGGTAGCATCACACTGGATCATGAAGATGATTAGTAATAATTCAGTAGGGATATGATCATCACAAAAATACTCTCTAAATATTATGCCAAAAAATAGTGGAAGTTAATATTTCAtacaaactaattaaaaaaaaagaagagagaatcaAAAcgggtttatatatttttattacttgtcATGTAGTTGGAGTTCATTAAGCTCATAGTGCTTAGGCTGTTCATTGCTTGAACATGAGTTTGGAAGTGTCCTTCAGCAGCAGAAGGGTAGGAGCTTCCATGCTTAGAATAAACCTGTGGGGATCCTACAATGCATACAAAGAGGCACATATGATGAATCTAAACAAACAACAGAAAATGATTCAAGTCATGAAGTACCTTGGAGCCCAATCATCATTGATCTATTATGTTCAGTACTTCCATCCATACTCCCCATAGAGCTCATTATACTTCCTCCATCAGAGATCAAAGCCCTGCTCAATAAGCCTCCACCACCCATACTCCCCGTAGACCTCATTATACTTCCTCCATCAGAGATCAATCCCCTGCTCATTGAGCCTCCACCACCCATACTCCCCGTAGAGCTCAGTATACTTCCTCCATCAGAGATCAAAGCCCTGCTCATTGAGCCTCCACCACCCATACTCCCCGTAGAGCTCAGTATACTTCCTCCATCAGAGACCAAAGCCCTGCTCATTGAGCCTCAACCAGCCGTATTCCCCATGGAGCTCGGTGGTGGTGGTGCTCGAGAGCTGGTGCCATTTACCAAAGTTGGAGCTCCAAAAGCTGTCACAGTAAAAATAATTAACCAATGGTGAGAAGAATATAATCACCAAACCTATTATAGAATCTAGCATAAGGAACACTGTTTAGACCTGAGTTTCTCGGTCCAGCACGGCGAGCATTCGAGGTGGGAATAAAAAAGTTTTCTTTAACATCATAAATGCCCTTGAGAATTCATATAccacaaagaaaacaaacaaaatgcaTAAGTTCAGAGTATGagcttttcaaaaaaagaaaaaaaatctactcACCATCatggtttattttttattttttttatatttttttgtttttattttttttaattattttttatatatctagggtatttgtgttattttacctattaaataaaatattttgttcattttcctCCTAATGGTCTATTATTatgaccaaaacttgaaaatgtctatttatgagaattgccTTAAAAAAAAGAGTGCATTACTCTTTAAGACacttttttcagttttttgacACAATAAGACACATTGTGCCCGAGGGGCACATTCACGGATTCCGAGCGGGTTTTGTGACGAAATTACCCTTACTTTTTATTAATAGTTAGGTTGACTAGTCAAgagttaatttgtttttgtgagaaaaaaattattatgataGGTATATAGAAAGAATGATTTTTTAAGccatgaaaattttaaacaagtatGAACATTATGAGTGGTAGCATCACACTGGATCCTGAAGATGATTAGTAATAATTCAGTAGGGATATGATCATCACAAAAACACTCTCTAAATATTATGCCAAAAAAATAGTGGAAGTTAATATTTGAttcaaactaattaaaaaaaagaagagagaatcaaaaagggtttatatatttttattacttctCATGTAGTTGGAGTTCATTAAGCTCATAGAGCTTAGGCTGTTCATTGCTTGAACATGAGTTTGGAAATGTCCTCCAGCAGCAGAAGGGTAGGAGCTTCCAGGCATAGAATAAACTTGTGGAGATCCTACAATGCATACAAAGAGGCACATATGATGAATCTAAACAAACAACATAAAATGATTCAAGTCATGAAGTACCTTGGAGCccaaacatcattgatctattATGTGCAGTACTTCCATCCATACTCCCCATAGAGCTCATTATACTTCCTCCATCAGAGATCAAAGCCCTGCTCAATAAGCCTCCACCACCCATACTCCCTGTAGACCTCATTATACTTCCTCCATCAGAGATCAATCCCCTGCTCATTGAGCCTCCACCACCCATACTCCCCGTAGAGCTCAGTATACTTCCTACATCAGAGATCAAAGCCCTGCTCATTGAGCCTCCACCACACATACTCCCCGTAGAGCTCAATATACTTCCTCCATCAGAGACCAAAGCCTTGCTCATTGAGCCTCCACCAGCCGCATTCCCCATGGAGCTCGGTGGTGGTGGTGCTCGAGAGCTGGTGGCATTTACCAAAGTTGGAACTCCAAAAACTGTCAcagtaaaaaataattaaccaaTGGTGAGAAGAATATAATCACCAAACCTATTATAGAATCTAGCATAAGGAACACTGTTTAGACCTGAGTTTCTCGGTCCAGCACGGGGAGAATTCGAGGTGGGAATAAAAGAGTTTTCTTTAACATCATAAACGCCCTTGAGAGTTCCTATAccacaaagaaaacaaacaaaatgcaTAAGTTTAGAGTATGAGCTtttcaaaaaaagagaaaaaaaaatctactcaCCATCagggtttattttttatttttactttttattttttattttttttatcttttatctttttattttttttaattatttttatatatcaaaggtattagtgttattttatctattaaataaaatattttggtcattttcctccttatagtctatttttgttaccaaaacttgaaaatgtctatttatgagaattgccTTAAAAAAAGAGTGCATTACTCTTTAAGACacttttttcagttttttgacACAATAAGACACATTGTGCCAGAGGGGCACATTCACGGATTCTGAGAGGGTTTTGGGATGAAATTACCCTTACTTTTTGTTAATAGTTAGGTTGACTAGTCAAgagttaatttgtttttgtgagaaaaagtTATTATGATAGGTATATAGaaagaatgatttttttaagccatgaaaattttaaacaagtatGAACATTATGAGGGGTAGCAACACACTGGATCATGAAGATGATTAGTAATAATTCAGTAGGGATATAATCATCACAAAAACACTCTCTAAATATTATGCCAGAAAATAGTGGAAGTTAATATTTCAttcaaactaattaaaaaaaaaagaagagagaatcaAAAcgggtttatatatttttgttacttgTCATGTAGTTGGAGTTCATTAAGCTCATAGAGCTTAGGCTGTTCATTGCTTGAACATGAGTTTGGAAATGTCCTCCAGCAGCAGAAGGATAGGAGCTTCCAGGCATAGAATAAACCTGTGGGGATCCTACAATGCATACAAAGAGGCACATATGATGAATCTAAACAAACAACAGAAAATGATTCAAGTCATGAAGTACCTTGGAGCCCAATCATCATTGATCTATTATGTTTAGTACTTCCATCCATACTCTCCATAGAGCTCATTATACTTCCTCCATCAGAGATCAAAGCCCTGCTCAATAAGCCTCCACCACCCATACTCCCCGTAGAGCTCATTATACTTCCTCCATCAGAGATCAATCCCCTGCTCATTGAGCCTCCACCACCCATACTCCCCGTAGAGCTCAGTATACTTCCTCCATCAAAGATCAAAGCCCTGCTCATTGAGCCCCCACCACCCATACTCCCCGTAGAGCTCAGTATACTTCCTCCATCAGAGACCAAAGCCCTGCTCATTGAGCCTCCACCAGCCG
It encodes the following:
- the LOC106454081 gene encoding loricrin-like translates to MSRALVSDGGSILSSTGSMGGGGSMSRALISDGGSILSSTGSMGGGGSMSRGLISDGGSIMRSTGSMGGGGLLSRALISDGGSIMSSMGSMDGSTEHNRSMMIGLQGSPQVYSKHGSSYPSAAEGHFQTHVQAMNSLSTMSLMNSNYMTRTLKGVYDVKENSFIPTSNAPRAGPRNSVFGAPTLVNATSSRAPPPPSSMGNTAGGGSMSRALVSDGGSILSSTGSMGGGGSMSRALISDGGSILSSTGSMGGGGSMSRGLISDGGSIMRSTGSMGGGGLLSRVLISDGGSMMSSMGSMDGSTEHNRSMMIGLQGTLKGVYDVKETFLIPTSNGPRAGPRSSAFGAPALVNATSSRAPPPPSSMGNTAGGGSISRALVFDGGSILSSTGSMGGGGSMSWALISDGGSILSSTGSMSGGGSMSRGLISDGGSIMSSTGSMGGGGLLSSALISDGGSIMSSMGSMDGRSPQVYSMLGSSYPSAAGGHFQTHVQAMNSLSSMSLMNSNYMTRTLKGVYDVKENFFIPTPNAPRAGPRNCGLNSVPYARFYNRFVFGAPTLVNATSSRAPPPPSSMGNTAGGGSMSRALVSDGGSILSSTGSMGGGGSMSRALISDGGSILSSTGSMGGGGSMSRGLISDGGSIMSSTGSMGGGGLLSRALISDGGSIMSSMGSMDGRTLKGVYDVKENFFIPTSNAPRAGPRNSVFGAPTLVNATSSRAPPPPSSMGNTAGGGSMSRALVSDGGSILSSTGSMGGGGSMSRALISDGGSILSSTGSMGGGGSMSRGLISDGGSIMSSTGSMGGGGLLSRALISDGGSIMSSMGSMDGSTKHNRSMMIGLQGSPQVYSMPGSSYPSAVGGHFQTHVQAMNSLSSMSLMNSNYMTSKEEFSEIENSHLAEVL
- the LOC106454080 gene encoding uncharacterized transmembrane protein DDB_G0289901-like translates to MGNTAGGGSVSRALVSDGGSILSSTGSMGGGGSMSRALISDGGSILSSTGSMGGGGSMSRGLISNGGSIMSSTESMGGGSLLSRALISDGGSIMSSMGSMDGSTEHNRSMMIGLQGFPQVYSMPGSSCPSAAGGHFQTHVQAMNSLSSMSLMNSNYMTRTLKGVYDVKENFFIPTSNARRVGPRNSVFGARTLVNATSSRAPPPPSSMGNTAGGGSMSRALVSDGGSILSSTGSMGGGGSMSRALIFDGGSILSSTGSMGGGGSMSRGLISDGGSIMSSTGSMGGGGLLSRALISDGGSIMSSMESMDGSTKHNRSMMIGLQGSPQVYSMPGSSYPSAAGGHFQTHVQAMNSLSSMSLMNSNYMTRTLKGVYDVKENSFIPTSNSPRAGPRNSVFGVPTLVNATSSRAPPPPSSMGNAAGGGSMSKALVSDGGSILSSTGSMCGGGSMSRALISDVGSILSSTGSMGGGGSMSRGLISDGGSIMRSTGSMGGGGLLSRALISDGGSIMSSMGSMDGSTAHNRSMMFGLQGSPQVYSMPGSSYPSAAGGHFQTHVQAMNSLSSMSLMNSNYMRTFGAPTLVNGTSSRAPPPPSSMGNTAG